Proteins encoded by one window of Streptomyces clavuligerus:
- a CDS encoding ABC transporter permease produces the protein MIRSRRGVGAGPASPATPRTRLSLADTVAEALAGLVQRPGRSVLTLLGTVLGVGSFVAVLGLTSTATSQIGQSFSLLQETTVTVDDTATGPGTPGSGGGMSFPEDTDARLERLTGVSAGGVWWPLPLRDPRVAARPTATAPDGRSSVGLYAASPGAIRAMRPTLSDGTVFDDFHQRRAERVCLLGSGAARRLGIHRADTRAAVFINDTAYTVLGIVDDTERLPQTLLGVIIPSGTATARYGPPRDTPAQALVHTRPGAARVVAAQAALALRPDRPELLKAVPPPDPRTLRDRVDTDLSGLFLLLAAICLAVGAVGIANTTLVAVLERTGEIGLRRALGARGRHITAQFLTESTALGALGGLVGTAIGIATVLVTALVQEWTAVLEPYAVLPAPLIGALVGFLAGLYPAWRAARIEPVEALRR, from the coding sequence ATGATCCGTTCCCGCCGCGGCGTCGGCGCGGGACCCGCCTCACCGGCAACACCCCGTACCCGGCTCTCCCTCGCCGACACGGTCGCCGAGGCCCTGGCCGGACTCGTCCAGCGTCCCGGCCGCTCCGTGCTCACCCTGCTCGGCACCGTCCTCGGCGTCGGCTCCTTCGTCGCCGTCCTCGGCCTCACCTCGACCGCGACCAGCCAGATCGGCCAGTCCTTCAGCCTCCTCCAGGAGACGACCGTCACCGTCGACGACACCGCGACCGGCCCCGGGACCCCGGGGAGCGGCGGCGGAATGTCCTTCCCCGAGGACACCGACGCCCGGCTGGAGCGGCTGACCGGGGTCAGCGCGGGCGGCGTCTGGTGGCCCCTGCCGCTGCGCGACCCACGGGTGGCCGCCCGGCCCACGGCCACGGCCCCGGACGGCCGGAGCAGTGTGGGCCTGTACGCGGCCAGCCCGGGAGCGATCCGGGCCATGCGGCCGACGCTGTCCGACGGCACGGTCTTCGACGACTTCCACCAGCGCCGCGCGGAACGTGTGTGCCTCCTCGGCAGTGGCGCCGCCCGCCGGCTCGGCATCCACCGCGCCGACACCCGGGCCGCCGTCTTCATCAATGACACCGCGTACACCGTGCTCGGCATCGTGGACGACACGGAGCGCCTGCCGCAGACCCTGCTCGGTGTGATCATTCCCAGCGGTACGGCCACCGCCCGCTACGGCCCGCCGCGGGACACCCCCGCCCAGGCCCTGGTGCACACCCGGCCCGGCGCCGCCCGGGTCGTCGCGGCCCAGGCCGCCCTCGCGCTCCGCCCGGACCGGCCCGAACTGCTCAAGGCCGTCCCCCCGCCGGACCCCCGCACCCTGCGGGACCGGGTCGACACCGATCTGTCGGGCCTCTTCCTCCTGCTGGCCGCCATCTGTCTCGCCGTGGGCGCCGTCGGGATCGCCAACACCACCCTGGTCGCCGTACTGGAACGCACCGGAGAGATCGGGCTGCGCCGGGCGCTGGGGGCACGCGGACGGCACATCACCGCCCAGTTCCTGACCGAGTCCACCGCCCTCGGCGCCCTCGGCGGGCTCGTCGGCACCGCCATCGGTATCGCGACCGTGCTGGTCACGGCCCTCGTCCAGGAGTGGACCGCCGTCCTGGAGCCGTACGCCGTCCTGCCCGCGCCGCTCATCGGCGCCCTCGTCGGCTTTCTCGCGGGCCTCTACCCGG
- a CDS encoding ABC transporter ATP-binding protein produces the protein MIQRLRRLTRRPRAGARTPAPPPAADAAPDGSRRSRWVVELSGCGRTFSGTPPVVALRPADLGVAHGDYVAVVGPSGSGKSTLLNVLGLLDRPTSGTYTLAGRDTADLDERERTALRGHRIGFVFQAFHLLPHRTALENVALARLYVTPRGPSREAAAAAALHRVGLSHRLHALPTVLSGGERQRVAVARALVNTPDLLLCDEPTGNLDSVTAASVMDLLEELNTSGVTVVVITHDPAVAARARRIVTMLDGHLTEAEAAS, from the coding sequence GTGATCCAGCGTCTGCGCCGGTTGACGCGCCGCCCCCGGGCCGGGGCCCGCACCCCCGCGCCACCGCCCGCCGCCGATGCCGCCCCGGACGGCAGCCGCCGAAGCCGCTGGGTGGTGGAGCTGTCGGGCTGCGGACGCACCTTCTCCGGCACCCCGCCCGTCGTCGCCCTGCGCCCGGCGGACCTGGGAGTGGCCCACGGGGACTACGTCGCCGTCGTCGGCCCGTCCGGCTCCGGTAAATCCACCCTCCTGAACGTGCTCGGCCTGCTGGACCGGCCGACCTCGGGCACCTACACCCTGGCCGGACGGGACACCGCGGACCTGGACGAACGCGAGCGCACGGCCCTGCGCGGCCATCGCATCGGCTTTGTCTTCCAGGCGTTCCATCTGCTGCCCCACCGCACGGCGCTGGAGAACGTCGCCCTCGCGCGGCTCTATGTCACCCCCCGCGGCCCGTCCCGGGAGGCCGCGGCGGCTGCCGCGCTCCACCGCGTCGGACTGTCACACCGGCTGCACGCCCTGCCCACCGTCCTCTCCGGTGGCGAGCGCCAGCGCGTGGCCGTGGCCCGGGCTCTCGTCAACACCCCCGATCTGCTGCTGTGCGACGAGCCGACCGGCAACCTCGACTCCGTCACCGCCGCCTCGGTCATGGACCTCCTGGAGGAGCTGAACACCTCCGGGGTCACCGTCGTCGTGATCACCCATGACCCCGCCGTCGCCGCCCGCGCCCGCCGGATCGTCACGATGCTCGACGGCCACCTCACCGAAGCGGAAGCCGCCTCATGA